The genomic segment TTTTGGTCTTGAAGCTAGATTATGAACGAATTTTGGTGCTTCTATCTTTAATAAAAAGGATAGGAATTTGGTGCAGATTTTTTTATTTTTAACTTTTAAAACACCGCAATCTTGTGATGCATTAAACTTGCCATTACGATAAAAAACTACTCCAGCATAACCATTTGTAGTTCAAGTGATGTATTCACCATCAAAGTCGCAATCTTTAATGCGTCCTAACTCACCATCATTTGTGGTAGCTGCGGAATAAACTGGATTTTCTCCAGGATTATTCCTAATATACGCTTTAGTGATCGCTCGACCTCTTCTAATTTCACAAATATCCTTTACTTGAAAAGTTTCGAAAGGTATATTTGCTCCGTAAATTTTTCGGATATTTTCTTGGTTGAGCAGATAATCGCGATAGAAGGCATACTGCTTCTTTCGCTCTCTTAGCTCGGCGCTTAGCTCGGCGCTTAGCTCGGCGCTTAGCTCGGCGCTTAGCTCGGAAAAGTATCTAAGATAGTAGCAATTTTCTCTTGAATTTGCAAAGGTGGGAAATCTAGCTCAATTTCTGCTAAAATTCCTTGCATTAATTTAGGAATAGGGCAAGCATAATTAACAAATTTAGGTGTTTCTAATCTAAGTGCATAAGCTAAAAACTTAGTATTAATTTCATCACTTTTTACCTTAAGAATTCCACAAACATTGGTTGCGTTAAATTGACCGTTACGATAAAAAACACTACCAGCTTGGGCTCCATCAGTTGTTCAAGTGACGTACTCTCCATTAAAATCACAATCCTTTATCTTACCGATTTCACCGTTATTAACTGTTGCTGATGAATAAACAGGGAATTCTCCTGGATTGTTTTTGATATATAGTTTGCTGATAACTCTACCGCGTTTAATATCGCAAATATCTTTGATTTTGAAACGTTTAATCAACACAGTAAAACTTAATCTCCTTTAAGTTTAAAGATTAAGTGGGGAACTGGACAGCTCAAAGTTTATTGAAAAAAACTAACGCTTGGTAAATTGTGGAGCACGGCGGGCACCGTATAAACCGAACTTCTTCCGTTCTTTAACCCGCTTGTCACGGGTAGTTAGTTTCTTGGACTTGAGAATCTTTTTCAATTCTGGATTGAACTGTAAAAGCGCGCGAACAATTCCTAAACGAATTGCACCAGCTTGTCCGGTAAAACCACCACCTTTAACTACCACATTGATATCAAAGTTCTTTTTAAGATCAGTGAGATCTAAAGGTTGTTCCATGTCTTGGATCACTATTTTATTGGGAAAGTATTCACTAGGATCACGACGGTTAACAGTAATCTTACCCTTGTCTTGGGTAGGCGTTAGATAAACTTTAGCACTTGAAGACTTACGGCGTCCAAGTCCATAATAAGATTGTTTTTCCATTTATATTAGCTTCAATTTAAAGTGGTAGGTTTTTGCGCTTCCATGTTGTGTTTATCACCTTTAAACACGTGTACCTTGGTGATTCAACGACGGCTTAAACGGTTATCAGGTAACATGCCCTTAACAGCATTATAGACCAGTTTGTCGGATTGTTTTTTCAACATATCACGACCACTTACCTTCTTAATGCCACCAATGTATTGGGAGTGGTGGTACCAAAACTCGTTTTCTTTTTTATTGCCAGTCAACACAACTTGATCACTGTTAATAATGATCAAGTAATCACCACAATCTTGGTTAGGGGTGAAATCAACTTTATTCTTGCCGCGAATAAGATCGGCCGCTTTAACCGCTAACTTACCGAGAACGAGCCCAGCAGCGTCGACAATATACCACTGTCGTCGCTTGTTGGCCTGTTCTTTTGTTAGCATTGATGTTTTTTGCATATTAACAAAACTGCTTATTATTCTAATTTATTACTTTTCTTCATAAAGCCCTTTGAAGAACGTATCAGCGATCTCCTGTGCCGCTGTTTTTTGAGCTTTTTTAACAACGGTACTACTTAACTGTTCTAACTGTTGTAATTGCAACACTTGGGGTTTATGCGTTAGTTGTTCCACTTTAGCTAGTACCTTAGTTTCATATTCACTCAAAGTAAAGGAACTCAAGAACAGGTTTTGTTGAAAAATTTCTAACAAGGTGGCTTGGGCAGTCGCTTCGGTAAGCGCTTCCTTTCACAACCTTGTTGCTATCTCTTTATCTTCGAAAATTAAGACTAAACCAAAGGGTGATGCTGCTAGAACCTTAATAGCCTTACTTAAATCACTAGCGGTAAACTTATCGGAAAACTGCTTTAAGTAACTGCTGTCTTTAGTTTTTTCTGCTTGGGTGAACTCCCTTTTAAAGCTGTCCAATAACTGTTGGAAGTGGGCTACTAGTTTAGGATCATTGTGCCCATAAACAGAAACGGCAATCACAGCCCGGTTAAGTTTTATTGGGATGGAAACTGGGTTATTATCTGATGGTTCTATTAACTTAATAGGAGCAGGCTTGCTTACAGGCTGTATTAATTTTTTAACAGCGGGCTGAAAAAAATCAGTGTTTTCTACAGAAAGAGGTCTACGACCGCGTTTGCGTACCACCTCTGGTTTAATCGCTAACCCAAATAAATCAGTTGCTGGAGCTGGTGAAGTTTCTGTTGGTTGTTCTACTTCTGTAATTTCTTGCTGTGCTTCTGGTTGCACTATAGTTTGGGGTTGTTCTATTAGTTTAGAAGCAACAGGATCTTTTACGAATGATGAAACTTTAGGTTCTTCTATTACTTTATAAAGAACAGGTTCTTTTGCTGGTAGTTGGGGCTTGGCCTCTTCTACAGTTTTTGAAGGAACGGGTTCTTTTGCTGGTGATTGAGTTTGTACCACTGGCGTATAAGCGGGTATGTGTGGCTCTTTGCTAACGGCATTTTTATAGTGAATCACAATTGCTTTAATCTGATCACTTAAGGATAGTTGTGAAGGACCATAACCATTGTTAGCTTCAATTGCTTGAACCAAAAGAGCATACTGTTTGGGGTGAAAACGAAGCTTTGCCGCCATTGTTTGGTCGCTGGGTTTTACAACTGCAATTTGTCCCGTTTTGACATAACCATATAAATCAACTGTTAGGGCAAACAGTTCCCTGAGAAAGTGAACAAAGTTAATCCCTTGACTTTCAAAGTTGTCAATTAAGTGAAAGGATTGTTTGAGATCACCACTTAAAACTGCTTCAATAAAACCAAACTTTTGTTCCTTGTCAAGCAGGTTAAAGGTCTTTTCAACATCAGCTAAACTAATGGTTTTACTTTCACTAAAGTTACTAATTTGGTCCAACAAGCTCAACCCATCACGCAACGAACCTTGCGCTAAATCAGCTAGTTTGACCAAAGCATCAGTAGTAATCTTAATGCTTTCCTTAGCCGCTACTTCCGCTAACCGTTGCTGGATGAGATCGTTAGTAATTTGTTTAAAGAAGAAGCTTTGGCAACGCGACAAGATCGTGATCGGAATCTTGTTAAATTCGGTGGTGGCAAAAATAAACAAGACATAATCGGGTGCTTCTTCTAAGGTCTTTAAAAGCCCACTCCAAGATTGGGGGGTGAGCATGTGGGCTTCATCCAAAATGTAAACCTTCTTTTTGAACTTAAAGGGTAGGTTAAAGACATTTTCCGCTAGCTCCCTAATGTCGTTAATCCCGTTTTTGGAAGCAGCATCAATTTCAAACACATCAATCGCACTGTTGCTGTTAATCGCTTGGCATGCCTCACACTGGTTGCAAACATCGCCGTTCCAGTTTAAACAGTTAATGGCTTTGGCAATAATCTTGGCAAAGGTCGTTTTTCCCGTACCCCGCTCCCCCGCAAAGATGTAACCGTGGGGTAATTGGTCTTGGGTAATGGCATTAACAATAATGCGTTTAATGCTGTCCTGACCGACAGTATCGCTAAACTTGGTGGGACGGTATTTCTGGTAAAGGACCTTGCGCATGTTTAAGCTTACTTTAAGATTTTAGCGAGATACTGGGCAGTGTAGGACTTATCGACCTGATTTAACAGTTGTTCTGGTGTGCCTTGGGCAATAATTTGTCCACCTTTTTCCCCACCTTCAGGACCCAAATCAATGATGTAGTCCGCCATCTTAATAATATCTAGGTTATGCTCAATAATAATGACACTATCACCGTTTTTAATAATCCGTTGGATCACCGTTAACAGCTTATTAATGTCTTCTATGTGTAGTCCCGTTGAAGGTTCATCCAGGACGTACAAGGTTTTACCAGTTGCCTTTTTCTGGAGAAACTTGGCTAGTTTAATTCGTTGTGCTTCCCCACCTGACAAGAAGGTAACATTAAGACCTAACTGGAGGTATTCCAGACCGACATCACAGAGTAGTTTTAACTTTCTCGCAATATTCGGAATTGCTTTAAAAAAATCATAAGCTTCCTGACATGACATCTGTAACACATCAAAGATCGATTTGCCTAAGTACTTAACTTCCAGGGTTTGGGGATTGTACTTCTTGCCATCACACATTTCACACGTCACATAAACATCGGGTAAAAAGTGCATTTCAATCCGAATGACCCCATCACCAAAACACTTATCACAGCGCCCACCGGCTACATTAAAGGAAAAGC from the Mycoplasmoides pneumoniae FH genome contains:
- the rpsI gene encoding 30S ribosomal protein S9, which produces MEKQSYYGLGRRKSSSAKVYLTPTQDKGKITVNRRDPSEYFPNKIVIQDMEQPLDLTDLKKNFDINVVVKGGGFTGQAGAIRLGIVRALLQFNPELKKILKSKKLTTRDKRVKERKKFGLYGARRAPQFTKR
- the rplM gene encoding 50S ribosomal protein L13, whose translation is MQKTSMLTKEQANKRRQWYIVDAAGLVLGKLAVKAADLIRGKNKVDFTPNQDCGDYLIIINSDQVVLTGNKKENEFWYHHSQYIGGIKKVSGRDMLKKQSDKLVYNAVKGMLPDNRLSRRWITKVHVFKGDKHNMEAQKPTTLNWS
- the dnaX gene encoding DNA polymerase III subunit gamma/tau, which produces MRKVLYQKYRPTKFSDTVGQDSIKRIIVNAITQDQLPHGYIFAGERGTGKTTFAKIIAKAINCLNWNGDVCNQCEACQAINSNSAIDVFEIDAASKNGINDIRELAENVFNLPFKFKKKVYILDEAHMLTPQSWSGLLKTLEEAPDYVLFIFATTEFNKIPITILSRCQSFFFKQITNDLIQQRLAEVAAKESIKITTDALVKLADLAQGSLRDGLSLLDQISNFSESKTISLADVEKTFNLLDKEQKFGFIEAVLSGDLKQSFHLIDNFESQGINFVHFLRELFALTVDLYGYVKTGQIAVVKPSDQTMAAKLRFHPKQYALLVQAIEANNGYGPSQLSLSDQIKAIVIHYKNAVSKEPHIPAYTPVVQTQSPAKEPVPSKTVEEAKPQLPAKEPVLYKVIEEPKVSSFVKDPVASKLIEQPQTIVQPEAQQEITEVEQPTETSPAPATDLFGLAIKPEVVRKRGRRPLSVENTDFFQPAVKKLIQPVSKPAPIKLIEPSDNNPVSIPIKLNRAVIAVSVYGHNDPKLVAHFQQLLDSFKREFTQAEKTKDSSYLKQFSDKFTASDLSKAIKVLAASPFGLVLIFEDKEIATRLWKEALTEATAQATLLEIFQQNLFLSSFTLSEYETKVLAKVEQLTHKPQVLQLQQLEQLSSTVVKKAQKTAAQEIADTFFKGLYEEK